TAATTATACATATATGTAAAGGCTCTAATTGCTTAATTTTTCAGAAGATGAAATATTAGAATTTCAAGATTTAATCTCAAATAATATAAGACAACTAAGAATTGAAAGAAATATGACTCAACTTGATTTATCAATAGAGTTAGGTTTAAGAAACTCTAGTTATATCTCTCATGTGGAAAATCCAAAGATTAAGACACATCATTATTCTATTGTTCATTTA
This genomic stretch from Arcobacter sp. F2176 harbors:
- a CDS encoding helix-turn-helix transcriptional regulator, with translation MLNFSEDEILEFQDLISNNIRQLRIERNMTQLDLSIELGLRNSSYISHVENPKIKTHHYSIVHLYKLSKIFDIDIEEFFKQK